From one Verrucomicrobiota bacterium genomic stretch:
- a CDS encoding glycosyltransferase family 9 protein, with translation MKRPWNGPTIELGRPAALGDVLMCTPVLRELKRRNPQRRIRFYTDYGPLVKGLPYIDEVLPYDRRPANILELGYEHAVPPEVHISRIIGDKLGLKLTDTRPDCIIRSDLVEGYRKTLAQLPAPRIVFLRRASVWTPNKTWPDPNWVTLINSVARKAAMIEIGQKDAAAGTIASPNYVDLRGETSLEELVALVAASDLYVGPVSGPMHIAVSVGTPSVTICGGYESPRGLQHAPDLQSTPNVFLSSDLPCAPCWLREPCPIGLKCLNAISPAQVEKAMDGVLAAHAPVTATAIARS, from the coding sequence ATGAAGCGCCCGTGGAACGGACCAACGATTGAGCTGGGGCGCCCCGCGGCCCTGGGCGACGTGCTGATGTGCACGCCGGTGCTGCGCGAATTGAAGCGCCGCAACCCGCAACGTCGTATCCGCTTCTACACGGATTACGGGCCGCTGGTGAAGGGTTTGCCCTACATCGATGAGGTCCTGCCCTACGACCGCAGGCCTGCCAACATTCTCGAACTGGGTTACGAGCACGCCGTGCCGCCCGAGGTGCACATTTCGCGGATCATCGGCGACAAACTTGGTCTCAAGCTGACCGACACCCGGCCGGATTGCATCATTCGGAGCGATCTGGTCGAGGGTTATCGGAAAACGTTGGCCCAACTGCCTGCCCCACGCATCGTTTTCCTGCGCCGCGCCAGTGTCTGGACACCGAACAAAACCTGGCCCGACCCGAACTGGGTGACGCTGATCAACTCGGTGGCGCGCAAGGCTGCCATGATCGAGATCGGACAAAAAGATGCGGCTGCCGGAACCATCGCCAGCCCGAATTATGTCGATCTGCGGGGAGAGACATCACTGGAGGAACTGGTGGCACTAGTTGCGGCCTCTGACCTCTACGTCGGACCCGTTTCGGGGCCAATGCACATCGCCGTGAGCGTCGGAACCCCGTCGGTGACGATCTGCGGTGGTTATGAAAGCCCCCGCGGCTTACAGCACGCTCCGGACCTACAGAGCACCCCTAACGTATTTCTCTCTTCAGATCTGCCCTGTGCTCCCTGCTGGCTGCGCGAACCGTGCCCGATCGGTTTAAAGTGCCTGAACGCAATCTCGCCCGCGCAGGTGGAGAAGGCCATGGACGGCGTACTTGCCGCTCATGCCCCGGTCACCGCGACTGCAATCGCAAGAAGTTGA
- a CDS encoding nucleotidyltransferase family protein, translating to MIEVVVLAGGQGTRLSALVRDLPKPMADIAGKPFLWWLLTRLHQQRVGHVILATGYKSQAIQDYFGEAFNGISISYSVEGEPLGTGGAIKLALAQAREPHVIVLNGDTYADADLREMMHPFEAPGVDLAVAIAHSDEVARYGAISIHEASRIMTGFHEKEGSTGGYVNAGIYCLRRDLFCRYPIPDAFSFERDFLPKYLSLLKPVAVKAVRGFVDIGTPADYALAQRLIPVLAASPAPARSSVERVGRTRP from the coding sequence ATGATTGAGGTTGTCGTGCTTGCAGGCGGCCAAGGCACCCGGCTAAGCGCATTGGTTCGCGACCTGCCGAAACCGATGGCGGACATTGCCGGAAAGCCGTTTCTCTGGTGGTTGCTGACGCGTCTGCATCAGCAAAGGGTCGGGCACGTGATCCTTGCAACCGGGTACAAATCACAAGCCATTCAGGACTATTTCGGCGAGGCATTTAACGGCATCAGTATATCGTACTCTGTCGAGGGCGAACCGTTGGGAACAGGTGGTGCGATCAAACTGGCGTTAGCACAAGCCAGGGAACCCCACGTAATCGTGTTGAACGGTGATACTTACGCGGATGCCGACCTTCGAGAAATGATGCACCCGTTCGAAGCGCCGGGAGTTGACCTCGCCGTCGCGATTGCCCATTCGGATGAGGTCGCGCGATACGGGGCGATCAGCATCCACGAGGCAAGCCGTATTATGACGGGCTTCCACGAGAAAGAAGGCTCAACCGGCGGCTACGTCAACGCGGGGATTTACTGCCTTCGGCGGGACCTTTTCTGCAGGTATCCAATTCCTGACGCGTTTTCCTTTGAGCGCGATTTTCTACCCAAATACCTTTCTTTATTGAAGCCCGTTGCCGTCAAGGCAGTCAGGGGGTTCGTTGATATCGGGACGCCCGCAGATTACGCGCTGGCGCAACGGTTAATCCCGGTTCTCGCGGCGTCGCCGGCGCCCGCCCGGAGTTCTGTCGAACGCGTGGGAAGAACCCGGCCATGA